A stretch of the Planctomycetia bacterium genome encodes the following:
- a CDS encoding NAD-dependent epimerase/dehydratase family protein, producing the protein MNILVTGATGFLGQSLCSALRTRGDAVLALGSRDADLTHSAALEPWSCRRFDQIWHLAAWTQAGDFCLYHPGEQWLKNQQINTTVLTYWQRHQASAKLIAMGTSCAYAPDRPLREEEYLAGEPIDSLYTYAMTKRMLYVGMTSLARQFDLRYVCLTPSTLYGPGYHTDGRQMHFIFDLIRKILRGKLYDEPVVLWGDGEQQRELVYIDDFICDALWLGDHREHDLVNIGAGEQYSIRAFAECICAAVGYDAERIQYDATRYTGAKSKCLDVTKLRGLLPEWRRVPLQSGIQRTVDWFLGERERLLQPTRAA; encoded by the coding sequence ATGAACATACTGGTCACGGGCGCCACGGGATTCTTGGGACAATCGCTTTGCAGCGCGCTGCGAACGCGCGGTGACGCCGTGCTCGCGCTCGGTTCGCGCGACGCCGACCTGACGCACTCCGCTGCGCTGGAACCCTGGAGCTGCCGCCGTTTTGATCAGATTTGGCATCTCGCGGCCTGGACGCAGGCCGGCGATTTCTGCCTGTACCACCCTGGCGAGCAGTGGCTCAAGAACCAGCAGATCAATACGACGGTATTGACTTACTGGCAACGCCATCAAGCAAGCGCAAAGTTAATCGCGATGGGCACGAGCTGCGCTTACGCGCCGGATCGTCCGCTGCGCGAAGAAGAATATCTCGCCGGAGAGCCAATCGACAGCCTCTATACGTATGCGATGACCAAGCGCATGTTGTACGTGGGCATGACGTCGCTGGCGCGGCAGTTCGATCTGCGCTACGTCTGCTTGACGCCGTCGACGCTGTACGGCCCCGGTTACCACACCGATGGCCGGCAGATGCATTTCATCTTCGATCTGATCCGAAAGATTCTGCGCGGCAAGTTGTACGACGAGCCGGTCGTACTGTGGGGCGACGGCGAACAGCAACGCGAACTGGTCTACATCGACGACTTTATTTGCGACGCGCTCTGGCTTGGCGATCATCGCGAGCACGACCTCGTGAACATCGGCGCCGGGGAGCAATACTCGATTCGCGCCTTTGCGGAGTGCATCTGCGCTGCGGTCGGCTACGACGCCGAGCGGATTCAGTACGACGCGACGCGTTACACGGGCGCTAAGTCGAAATGCCTGGACGTCACCAAACTGCGCGGGCTGCTGCCGGAATGGCGGCGGGTTCCGCTGCAATCGGGCATTCAACGCACCGTGGATTGGTT
- a CDS encoding class I SAM-dependent methyltransferase — MICRVCDGTELDLALDLGLHPWCNHFLRPEEAGTEPRYPLRLVHCRGCGLAQLDYTVNKETMFGDHTYLSGVTASLSRHFSQVAKEVDARFGDRWQEKSVLDIGSNDGTQLTHFQSLGWDVLGVESSKTTAGIAQQRGVPTVQEFFNAELAQSLQRKFNVVNAAGVFFHLEELHSVTEGIRLSLAEDGVFVVQFLYMQNIVENLAFDQIYHEHLLYYNLATIERLLARHGLAMFDAYLSPIHGGSMIGFVTHRGRQLPSARLQSLRAVEYARNSNALSTYLDFARRVERMRERNVAYLDRQKQAGKTIYGMGAPVKGNTMLNYFGVGVERIDCLVEKNRLRRGLLSPGMHIPVVMEDELARQPDVYYVLAWNFKDEILANHRELWQNGVEFYFPVDPQVEQLAA, encoded by the coding sequence ATGATTTGCCGCGTTTGTGACGGAACGGAACTCGACTTGGCGCTCGACCTGGGCCTGCACCCTTGGTGCAATCATTTCCTGCGCCCCGAGGAAGCCGGCACGGAGCCGCGTTATCCGTTGCGGCTGGTGCATTGCCGTGGCTGCGGATTGGCGCAGCTCGACTACACGGTCAACAAAGAGACGATGTTCGGCGATCACACGTACCTGTCGGGCGTGACCGCTTCACTTTCACGCCATTTTTCGCAGGTCGCCAAGGAAGTCGACGCGCGGTTCGGCGATCGCTGGCAGGAAAAGTCCGTGCTCGATATCGGTTCCAACGACGGCACGCAGCTCACGCATTTTCAGTCGCTCGGCTGGGACGTGTTGGGCGTGGAATCGTCGAAAACCACGGCCGGCATCGCGCAACAGCGGGGCGTCCCCACCGTGCAGGAATTCTTCAACGCCGAATTGGCGCAAAGCCTGCAGCGCAAGTTCAACGTCGTGAACGCCGCCGGCGTGTTCTTTCATCTCGAGGAACTGCACAGCGTGACCGAGGGCATTCGCTTGTCGCTCGCGGAGGACGGCGTGTTCGTCGTGCAATTCCTGTATATGCAGAACATCGTGGAAAACCTGGCTTTCGATCAGATCTACCACGAGCATCTGCTGTACTACAACCTGGCGACGATCGAGCGACTGCTCGCGCGGCACGGGTTGGCGATGTTCGACGCGTACCTGTCGCCGATTCACGGCGGCTCGATGATCGGCTTCGTCACGCACCGCGGCCGGCAACTGCCCAGCGCACGGCTGCAAAGCCTGAGGGCTGTGGAATATGCCCGGAACAGCAACGCGCTGAGCACTTATCTGGATTTTGCGCGGCGCGTGGAGCGGATGCGCGAGCGCAACGTCGCGTATCTCGATCGCCAGAAGCAGGCCGGCAAGACGATCTACGGCATGGGCGCGCCAGTGAAGGGCAACACGATGTTGAACTACTTCGGCGTGGGCGTCGAGCGGATCGATTGCCTCGTCGAAAAAAACCGGCTGCGACGCGGCCTGCTGTCGCCGGGGATGCACATCCCCGTCGTGATGGAAGACGAGCTCGCGAGGCAACCGGACGTGTACTACGTACTTGCCTGGAACTTCAAGGACGAGATTCTGGCCAACCACCGCGAGTTGTGGCAAAACGGCGTGGAATTCTACTTCCCCGTCGATCCTCAAGTGGAACAACTCGCCGCTTAA